The following proteins are co-located in the Leptospira sp. GIMC2001 genome:
- a CDS encoding ATP-binding protein has protein sequence MQNDAQKKISALEEENRKLKERINSVVDSPYLRHSLDKLVLKISLRREEIVKLEFGKSIQEFQGSLFEIKELIRRYAPVVGVDPDSARISATEALQNIIEHGDGPFAEFMLEINNSFSNPYLKMSFKHEVAPGKKYTLTDMNKNALKGDITSETFDFESARGRGEFIMKELSDERRILNGVEVLPDGRKIHYFQRILINYKHSDGARAETSFDEIREEIGRLDNEDVVCYFHLDHKKSKLRNLTVAIPKTREEIVKKILTDAGFELVHKDTYYRCLFLSFVPENDKNIENLDKLFQKIRKKVETEAET, from the coding sequence ATGCAAAATGATGCACAAAAAAAAATCTCCGCTCTTGAAGAAGAGAATCGAAAGCTAAAAGAAAGAATCAATTCGGTTGTAGACTCACCCTACTTACGTCATAGCTTAGATAAACTAGTTCTAAAAATTTCATTACGACGAGAAGAAATAGTAAAATTAGAATTCGGCAAAAGTATCCAAGAATTCCAAGGATCATTATTTGAAATCAAAGAATTGATCCGCAGATATGCTCCAGTTGTCGGAGTTGATCCAGATTCAGCACGTATATCAGCGACTGAGGCTTTACAAAACATTATCGAACATGGTGATGGTCCATTCGCTGAATTTATGTTAGAGATAAATAATAGTTTTTCGAATCCGTATTTGAAAATGTCCTTCAAACATGAAGTAGCACCAGGCAAGAAATATACTCTCACTGATATGAACAAGAACGCTTTGAAAGGAGACATCACATCAGAGACTTTTGATTTTGAAAGTGCTAGGGGTAGGGGAGAATTCATCATGAAGGAACTATCCGATGAGAGAAGGATCCTCAATGGTGTTGAAGTTCTACCCGATGGAAGAAAAATACACTATTTTCAAAGGATTTTGATCAATTATAAACATTCTGATGGTGCGCGTGCTGAGACAAGTTTCGATGAGATACGTGAAGAAATTGGCAGATTAGATAATGAAGATGTTGTATGTTATTTCCATCTTGATCATAAGAAAAGTAAATTGAGGAACTTGACTGTTGCAATTCCAAAGACTCGAGAAGAAATTGTCAAAAAAATTCTGACTGATGCAGGTTTTGAACTTGTACACAAAGATACGTACTATAGATGTTTGTTCTTATCCTTTGTACCCGAGAATGATAAAAACATAGAAAATCTTGACAAACTTTTCCAAAAGATAAGAAAAAAAGTAGAAACAGAAGCAGAAACTTGA
- a CDS encoding HU family DNA-binding protein → MANATPTPLKKSEMLGVMAESTGLTKKQVAEFLDTLVDLSYKETKKNGAFILPGLGKLVLRKRPKRKGRNPATGESINIPAKTVVKFMLSKTCKDAIVPPKK, encoded by the coding sequence ATGGCAAACGCAACACCAACTCCTCTGAAGAAATCGGAAATGCTTGGAGTAATGGCAGAAAGTACTGGACTCACTAAAAAACAAGTGGCAGAATTTTTAGATACTCTCGTCGACCTCAGTTATAAGGAAACTAAAAAGAATGGAGCTTTCATCTTACCAGGATTAGGTAAGCTAGTTCTTAGAAAGAGACCAAAAAGAAAAGGAAGAAACCCAGCAACGGGCGAATCCATTAACATTCCTGCTAAAACTGTAGTTAAATTCATGTTATCTAAAACATGCAAGGATGCAATAGTTCCTCCTAAGAAATAA